A part of Lactobacillus sp. ESL0700 genomic DNA contains:
- a CDS encoding DUF4097 family beta strand repeat-containing protein, whose translation MARIIDDYIKILARKLLDLSPKQRQAILAFYRDFLISGDFQTKEEIEKELGQPTELARDVCSDYQEITKVAHLTSPKSASDNYVRGFHVEKNPSRKRTIIPDNFISIKVTLNNADLYIHSGNSFKVLITDYNSRPIEVKTEGQTLVVDEQQPLKNKGLIVINWRTATSHVEIIVPSSLVLTTISGYSTNGNVILQDINLQTMTLQQDNGDTLFNNVTLAKDLTLNSKNGDVRMTQAKVATISLQSRNGNITVKRSACGQFILQTLNGNSDIAQCNLTLKLNSKNGDVRISRSQLTNDNIVSSTAGDLYLKQLAHDMNYHLTSKHGTIIYHKSSIGNKFSSTIASNDTLQLASTDGDIIIY comes from the coding sequence ATGGCTCGAATAATTGATGATTATATTAAAATTTTAGCGCGTAAATTACTGGACCTATCTCCTAAACAGCGACAGGCTATTCTTGCGTTTTACCGTGACTTTTTAATAAGTGGCGACTTTCAAACAAAAGAAGAAATTGAAAAGGAACTTGGTCAGCCAACAGAATTAGCCCGCGATGTCTGCAGTGATTATCAAGAAATTACTAAGGTTGCTCATCTGACATCACCCAAGTCTGCTAGTGACAATTACGTGCGGGGGTTTCACGTGGAAAAAAATCCTTCGCGAAAACGAACAATTATTCCCGATAATTTTATCAGCATTAAAGTAACACTTAATAATGCGGATTTATATATCCATTCCGGCAATAGCTTCAAAGTTTTAATCACAGATTATAATAGTAGACCAATTGAGGTTAAAACTGAGGGGCAAACCTTGGTCGTCGATGAACAGCAACCACTCAAAAACAAGGGCTTAATTGTTATTAATTGGCGGACAGCTACCAGCCACGTTGAAATTATTGTTCCCAGTAGCTTAGTGCTTACAACCATCAGCGGATATAGCACTAACGGCAATGTTATCCTGCAAGACATTAATTTACAGACAATGACCTTGCAACAAGATAATGGTGATACTTTATTTAATAATGTCACTCTGGCTAAAGACTTGACCCTTAATTCCAAAAATGGTGATGTCAGAATGACGCAGGCAAAAGTTGCCACTATTTCATTACAATCACGCAACGGCAACATTACCGTCAAGCGCAGCGCGTGCGGACAATTTATCCTGCAAACATTAAATGGTAATTCTGATATTGCCCAGTGTAATTTAACTTTAAAACTTAATTCCAAAAATGGCGATGTCAGGATCAGTCGCAGCCAATTGACTAATGACAATATTGTTAGTTCAACTGCGGGCGACTTGTACCTAAAGCAATTAGCTCATGATATGAATTACCATCTTACTTCCAAGCACGGGACAATTATTTATCACAAGTCCAGCATCGGCAACAAGTTTTCCAGTACAATTGCCTCAAATGACACTTTGCAGCTGGCTTCAACTGATGGCGATATTATTATTTATTAA
- a CDS encoding autorepressor SdpR family transcription factor, with protein sequence MSFEGSFKALSDPVRRKILQLLKNGRLSAGEIAQHFNMTKATISYHLNILKKADLVFEEREKNFIYYSLNTTILEEIMTWLIDLKGGHNDEK encoded by the coding sequence ATGAGTTTTGAAGGTAGCTTTAAGGCACTCTCTGATCCAGTTCGTCGTAAAATCTTGCAGTTGTTAAAGAATGGCCGGTTATCAGCCGGAGAAATTGCCCAGCATTTTAACATGACCAAGGCAACGATCTCATATCATCTCAATATTTTGAAAAAGGCGGATTTGGTTTTTGAAGAACGAGAGAAAAATTTTATTTATTATTCACTAAATACAACAATTTTAGAAGAAATTATGACGTGGTTAATTGATTTAAAAGGGGGTCATAATGATGAAAAATAA
- a CDS encoding SdpI family protein, whose protein sequence is MMKNNLRRTWLITSLVILVSLLIGLLLWSKLPNVMATHFGNNNEPNGWMPKWVAVFGLPLIMLGLQWFVYFRTAKQNINPKLANVGLWLVPLISVIVCLCMYTFNLGYHVKVGMIVTLLVGFVFVLIGNFLPKAQPNRAIGVRLPRTLTNSENWRKTNRFTGWLLVLCGLVLMALSCYQIWWLIIPVAAAVVILPVIYSYLLAK, encoded by the coding sequence ATGATGAAAAATAATTTGCGTAGAACGTGGCTAATCACTAGTTTAGTAATCTTAGTTTCGCTATTGATCGGGCTACTACTTTGGTCTAAATTGCCTAATGTAATGGCAACACATTTTGGTAATAACAATGAACCTAATGGCTGGATGCCTAAGTGGGTTGCGGTTTTTGGTCTGCCATTAATAATGCTGGGGCTGCAGTGGTTTGTTTATTTTCGGACTGCTAAGCAAAATATTAATCCCAAACTCGCCAATGTGGGCCTATGGCTAGTGCCACTAATTTCAGTTATTGTTTGCCTTTGCATGTACACTTTTAATTTAGGCTATCACGTCAAGGTAGGGATGATTGTTACTCTGCTTGTAGGATTTGTTTTTGTGCTAATCGGCAACTTTTTACCTAAAGCGCAACCTAACAGGGCGATAGGTGTGCGGCTGCCACGGACGTTAACTAACAGTGAAAATTGGCGCAAAACTAACCGCTTTACTGGTTGGCTCCTTGTCTTGTGTGGCTTAGTCCTGATGGCTCTGTCATGTTATCAAATTTGGTGGTTGATTATCCCAGTTGCAGCTGCGGTAGTCATCTTGCCGGTAATTTACTCTTATTTATTGGCAAAATAA
- a CDS encoding zeta toxin family protein, which produces MEKPIFILIRGNSGSGKTALADSLQERLGYHRCLVLHEDVLRRDILHVKEGSPLTAELIKLLVDFGKQKYAVVILEGILPRKIYGELLKKIITEFGSQAYSYYLDVSFAETLKHNQLKPEPFARETLQKWWLTDDYLAKAETRLGEGPTAVLADRILAEVNL; this is translated from the coding sequence ATGGAAAAACCGATTTTTATTTTAATTAGGGGCAATTCAGGCAGCGGAAAAACTGCATTAGCAGACAGCTTGCAAGAACGGCTTGGTTATCACAGGTGCCTAGTGCTGCATGAGGATGTGTTGCGCAGAGATATTTTACATGTGAAAGAAGGAAGCCCATTAACTGCAGAATTAATTAAACTATTAGTCGACTTTGGCAAACAAAAGTATGCCGTGGTAATTCTAGAAGGAATTTTACCGCGGAAGATTTATGGTGAGCTGCTTAAGAAAATTATTACTGAATTTGGCTCACAAGCATATAGCTATTACCTGGATGTTTCTTTTGCGGAAACATTGAAGCATAACCAATTAAAGCCGGAGCCGTTTGCACGAGAAACTTTGCAAAAATGGTGGCTAACAGATGATTATTTGGCTAAGGCAGAAACCCGCTTGGGTGAAGGCCCAACTGCCGTCTTAGCAGACAGAATTTTAGCAGAAGTCAATTTGTAA
- the yycF gene encoding response regulator YycF — MPKKILVVDDEKPISDIIKFNLTKEGFDVDTAYDGEEAVKKVDEYNPDLMILDLMLPKKDGLEVAREVRQTHDMPIIMVTAKDTEIDKVLGLEMGADDYVTKPFSNRELVARVKANLRRRDIVKKVESANQESATKNITIGNLVIMPDAYIVEKDGKKIELTHREFELLYYLAQHMGQVMTREHLLQTVWGYDYFGDVRTVDVTVHRLREKIEDNPVQAQILLTRRGVGYYVKQANED, encoded by the coding sequence ATGCCAAAGAAGATTCTCGTTGTCGATGACGAAAAACCGATTTCTGATATTATCAAGTTTAATTTAACTAAGGAAGGGTTCGATGTCGACACCGCTTATGATGGCGAAGAAGCCGTCAAGAAAGTTGATGAATACAATCCAGATTTAATGATTTTGGATCTGATGCTGCCTAAGAAGGATGGCTTGGAGGTTGCGCGTGAGGTCAGACAAACGCATGACATGCCAATTATCATGGTGACAGCTAAGGATACCGAGATTGACAAGGTGTTGGGCCTAGAAATGGGTGCTGATGACTATGTTACTAAGCCTTTTTCCAATCGAGAACTAGTTGCTCGGGTTAAGGCTAATTTGCGGCGCCGTGATATTGTCAAAAAGGTTGAGAGCGCAAATCAAGAGAGTGCGACTAAGAATATCACGATTGGCAACTTGGTAATCATGCCGGATGCCTACATCGTTGAAAAAGACGGTAAAAAGATCGAACTAACCCACCGCGAGTTTGAGCTGCTCTATTATTTAGCCCAGCACATGGGACAAGTGATGACTAGAGAGCATTTGCTACAAACCGTTTGGGGTTATGATTACTTCGGGGATGTGCGGACCGTCGACGTTACGGTTCACCGTTTGCGTGAAAAAATCGAGGATAACCCCGTACAAGCGCAAATTCTGCTGACACGGCGTGGTGTTGGCTATTACGTCAAACAAGCAAATGAAGATTAA
- the walK gene encoding cell wall metabolism sensor histidine kinase WalK: MKKIKSKLKHLFISINTTLAIVFMAMIIAMIEVIGAYFTRQLEQNSIESFQSSIQVPPIVTNQLSLQLLRDNKRPSTSLNRIVNDYSNGTNTISEIIVVDNKDIIRAVSNLNDKSRIGQRVNNLLVKQVTSTGRQATKVITDKDNYMVQVTPLNAGNGSTNTVGAIYVRASMQGVFNNLRNISFMFLVTSLIAAVMGAILSLVVSHAITKPIEEMQGQALNIADGDYSSQVKIYSNDELGQLGQAFNTLSVRIERSQEESESEQRRLDSVLSHMSDGVLATDRHGNVSVVNQMALNFLNKTKKDIINKPIAEVLGLKEISQDLMSNQKGIVITLNEGTRDEVILHASFSLIKRVTGFVSGSVCVLHDITEQQKNENSQKQFVSNVSHELRTPLTSLHAYIETLNEGAWKDPNVAPQFLQVTQEETERMIRMINELLSLSRMDRGVSKVDVEWVNFNDFVAHILDRFDIIVKTDAKEGKKKYTIRRKLGTQALWVEIDTDKMAQVIDNIMNNAIKYSPDGGTITVKLQQEQNRLLLSIADQGLGIPREDLNKIFDRFYRVDKARSRAQGGTGLGLAIAKEIVTAHHGQIWANSSEGKGSTFYIALPYEPMSEEDDWDEI, translated from the coding sequence ATGAAAAAAATCAAGAGTAAGTTAAAACATCTATTTATTTCGATTAATACGACTTTGGCAATTGTCTTTATGGCAATGATTATTGCCATGATTGAAGTTATTGGGGCGTATTTTACTAGGCAATTGGAACAAAACAGCATTGAGAGTTTCCAGTCGTCAATTCAGGTACCGCCGATTGTTACCAATCAGCTGTCATTGCAATTGCTGCGCGATAATAAACGACCAAGTACCAGCTTGAACCGCATCGTTAATGATTACAGCAATGGTACTAACACGATTAGTGAGATTATCGTGGTTGATAACAAGGATATTATTCGGGCGGTATCAAACCTAAATGACAAAAGCCGAATTGGCCAGCGGGTCAACAATCTGCTGGTTAAGCAAGTTACGTCGACGGGACGTCAGGCAACCAAAGTAATCACTGATAAAGATAATTATATGGTGCAGGTGACGCCGCTGAATGCGGGCAATGGGTCGACCAACACAGTTGGGGCGATTTATGTGCGAGCGTCAATGCAGGGGGTATTTAATAATTTGCGTAATATCTCCTTTATGTTCTTGGTGACATCGTTAATTGCCGCGGTGATGGGCGCGATCTTGTCATTAGTTGTTTCGCATGCGATTACCAAGCCAATTGAGGAAATGCAGGGGCAGGCGTTAAATATTGCCGATGGTGATTATTCCAGTCAGGTAAAGATTTATTCTAATGATGAATTGGGACAATTAGGCCAAGCCTTTAATACTCTGTCCGTGCGCATTGAGCGGTCGCAGGAAGAGTCTGAGAGTGAGCAGCGCCGGCTGGATAGCGTGTTGTCACACATGAGTGATGGGGTGCTAGCGACCGATCGGCACGGCAACGTTAGCGTTGTTAACCAGATGGCGCTCAATTTTTTAAATAAAACCAAGAAAGACATTATTAACAAGCCAATTGCGGAAGTTTTGGGACTAAAAGAAATCTCACAAGATTTAATGTCCAATCAAAAAGGAATTGTCATTACGCTTAACGAGGGCACGCGTGATGAAGTGATTTTGCATGCCAGCTTTTCACTGATTAAGCGGGTAACGGGCTTTGTGTCCGGGAGTGTTTGTGTGCTGCATGATATTACCGAGCAGCAGAAGAATGAAAACTCACAAAAGCAATTTGTATCTAACGTGTCGCATGAACTGCGGACGCCGCTGACAAGTCTGCACGCCTATATTGAAACTCTGAATGAGGGTGCGTGGAAGGATCCGAATGTGGCCCCGCAATTTTTGCAAGTAACGCAAGAAGAAACTGAACGCATGATCCGTATGATTAACGAGCTGCTCAGTCTGTCGCGGATGGACCGCGGGGTGTCCAAGGTTGACGTTGAGTGGGTCAACTTTAACGATTTTGTGGCACACATTTTGGACAGGTTTGACATAATTGTTAAAACTGATGCCAAAGAGGGCAAGAAGAAGTACACCATCAGGCGCAAATTGGGCACGCAGGCCTTGTGGGTTGAAATTGACACCGATAAGATGGCGCAAGTAATCGATAATATTATGAATAATGCGATTAAGTATTCGCCAGATGGTGGGACAATCACGGTTAAATTGCAGCAGGAACAAAATCGCTTGCTTTTAAGCATAGCTGACCAAGGACTCGGGATTCCGCGTGAAGACCTTAACAAAATTTTTGATCGGTTTTATCGGGTTGATAAGGCACGCTCGCGGGCGCAAGGTGGTACCGGCTTAGGTTTAGCAATTGCTAAGGAAATTGTGACAGCCCATCATGGTCAAATTTGGGCTAACAGCAGTGAGGGCAAGGGCTCCACCTTCTACATTGCCTTGCCGTACGAGCCGATGAGCGAGGAGGACGATTGGGATGAAATTTAA
- a CDS encoding two-component system regulatory protein YycI → MDRKRIEWLFFVVFLLIDLYLGIEIWRSPINLSNTGGTQSTSIRAEMRADGIDLPLHISHKQRSGYYLAAKKRNYLSGKLSSLTEVNTHFSKSDNILTGTPKTQVTLSGNHRQILTQLNNFKNDSENVPFGAKFKYEPSMSGSNTYCYVQSTDYGQVYASDAQLMINVRNNAITNYTISYMGPISAVREPQLIISAWHAVKAMYTDREIVNNSRVMQIKLGYSKLTEVRGSTILLPTWLIWVENKTTKNITVKRVNAFTAQILQSGNSYSVQKN, encoded by the coding sequence ATGGACCGTAAGCGAATTGAATGGCTATTTTTTGTTGTTTTCTTATTGATTGACCTTTATCTTGGCATTGAAATCTGGCGCTCACCCATTAATTTAAGCAATACTGGCGGCACGCAGTCGACCAGTATTCGCGCTGAGATGCGCGCTGATGGCATTGACCTGCCGCTGCATATTTCACACAAACAGCGGTCTGGTTACTATCTTGCCGCAAAAAAGCGTAATTACTTGTCTGGTAAACTTTCTAGTTTAACGGAAGTTAATACTCATTTTTCAAAAAGTGACAACATCTTAACTGGAACACCCAAAACGCAGGTGACCTTAAGCGGCAATCATCGTCAAATCTTGACGCAGCTGAATAATTTTAAGAATGATTCGGAAAATGTCCCGTTTGGTGCCAAGTTTAAGTATGAGCCCAGCATGTCGGGGTCGAATACCTACTGCTACGTTCAGAGTACTGACTATGGTCAAGTTTATGCTAGTGATGCCCAATTGATGATTAATGTGCGTAATAATGCAATAACCAATTACACGATTTCTTATATGGGACCAATTAGCGCGGTTCGTGAGCCGCAACTGATTATCAGTGCTTGGCACGCAGTTAAGGCGATGTATACTGACCGCGAGATTGTTAATAATTCGCGTGTTATGCAGATTAAGCTGGGTTATTCCAAGTTGACAGAGGTTCGCGGCAGCACGATTTTATTGCCAACATGGTTAATCTGGGTCGAAAATAAAACAACTAAAAATATTACGGTTAAACGAGTAAATGCCTTTACTGCCCAAATTCTGCAGTCCGGCAACTCTTACAGTGTACAGAAGAATTAG
- a CDS encoding MBL fold metallo-hydrolase has product MRVSILASGSTGNTSLIETGQHKILMDAGLSGVKIKQLLSQVGVDIADIDMAFLSHDHSDHSKGLGVLMRRYPRIAAFSNSGTWQYLCETNKIGKLPVEQINTIEPEQTQTFGDLDVTAFATSHDAAEPQYYVFTSGGKRMAFLTDTGYVSQKVESVIADADAYLMEFNYDDMMLRNGPYSWGLKQRILSDEGHLSNEEAGQALLDVVTPRTKHIFLAHRSQHNNTAKLAYDTAQKMLLAGDANLPSDVKIQLTSPEQPTNLVQI; this is encoded by the coding sequence GTGCGGGTTTCGATTTTAGCTAGCGGGTCAACAGGCAATACCAGTCTGATTGAGACCGGGCAGCATAAGATTTTGATGGACGCGGGTTTATCGGGTGTCAAAATTAAGCAGCTGCTTAGTCAGGTTGGCGTTGATATTGCGGATATTGATATGGCCTTTTTAAGTCATGACCACTCTGATCACAGCAAAGGACTAGGGGTATTGATGCGGCGCTATCCTCGGATTGCGGCGTTTAGCAATAGCGGCACGTGGCAATATTTATGTGAAACAAATAAAATTGGCAAGCTGCCGGTGGAACAAATTAACACGATTGAGCCGGAACAAACGCAAACATTTGGCGATTTGGATGTGACCGCATTTGCGACTAGTCATGATGCTGCTGAGCCACAATATTATGTTTTTACAAGTGGCGGCAAGAGAATGGCCTTTTTGACAGATACAGGATATGTGTCGCAGAAAGTTGAGAGCGTGATTGCGGATGCCGATGCTTACTTGATGGAATTTAATTATGACGACATGATGTTGCGCAACGGTCCTTATTCTTGGGGACTAAAGCAGCGGATCTTATCAGATGAGGGTCATTTGTCTAATGAAGAAGCTGGTCAAGCCTTGCTGGATGTAGTGACGCCGCGGACGAAGCACATCTTTTTAGCTCACCGCAGTCAGCACAATAATACGGCTAAGTTAGCTTATGATACTGCCCAAAAAATGTTGCTTGCTGGGGATGCTAATCTCCCTAGTGATGTTAAAATTCAGTTGACTTCGCCAGAGCAGCCGACGAATTTAGTACAAATTTAA
- a CDS encoding trypsin-like peptidase domain-containing protein, which produces MENPNTNHGKNKFLVKTAVVGVVAGLIGGGASYVALDQINNANVNNNQAQTTISSDSAKTSKNSAKTSGAMTPAYNDVKGAVVSVINMKRQSNSSSNSLFDIFGDNDDDSSSKKGKLQTYSEGSGVIYMKSGNKGYIVTNNHVVSGSDKVQVMLSNGKTVNARIVGTDATTDLAVLAIDSGYVTQTAEFGDSKTLQAGQTVIAVGSPLGSEYASTVTQGIISAPARSITTSSANQQTVIQTDAAINPGNSGGALVNSAGQVIGINSMKLAQSSDGTSVEGMGFAIPSNEVVTIVNQLVKKGKITRPQLGVKVIALQGIPASYRKHLNIKSNLKSGIYIASVTKNGSAAAAGMKTGDVIVKVDGKTVTDVASLHSILYDHKVGDTVNLTVDRNGKTLNLRVKLQAD; this is translated from the coding sequence ATGGAAAACCCAAATACTAACCATGGTAAAAATAAGTTTCTTGTTAAGACAGCTGTTGTTGGTGTCGTTGCGGGACTTATTGGGGGCGGTGCTTCTTATGTTGCCTTAGACCAAATTAATAATGCTAATGTGAACAATAATCAGGCACAAACAACAATTAGCTCTGATAGTGCTAAAACTTCTAAAAATAGTGCCAAAACTAGTGGGGCAATGACTCCTGCATATAATGATGTTAAAGGTGCTGTTGTATCCGTAATTAACATGAAGCGGCAGTCAAATAGCAGCAGTAATTCTTTGTTTGATATTTTTGGCGATAACGACGATGATAGCAGCAGTAAAAAGGGCAAGCTGCAAACTTACAGTGAGGGCTCCGGTGTTATTTACATGAAGTCCGGCAATAAGGGCTATATTGTGACGAATAATCACGTAGTTTCAGGTAGTGACAAGGTGCAGGTCATGTTGTCAAACGGTAAGACGGTTAATGCGCGGATTGTAGGAACAGATGCAACTACTGACTTGGCGGTTTTAGCAATTGACTCTGGATATGTTACCCAGACGGCTGAATTTGGCGATTCTAAGACCTTACAGGCTGGTCAGACAGTGATTGCTGTTGGTTCCCCACTGGGCAGTGAATACGCGTCAACGGTAACTCAGGGGATTATTTCAGCTCCTGCTAGAAGTATTACAACTTCTTCTGCTAACCAGCAAACAGTTATTCAGACTGATGCAGCGATTAATCCTGGTAACTCAGGTGGTGCCTTAGTCAATTCTGCCGGTCAAGTTATCGGGATTAACTCAATGAAGCTGGCTCAATCAAGTGATGGAACGTCAGTTGAAGGCATGGGCTTTGCTATTCCGTCTAATGAGGTTGTTACGATTGTTAACCAACTGGTAAAGAAGGGGAAAATTACCCGGCCGCAGCTTGGCGTGAAGGTTATCGCACTGCAAGGCATTCCAGCTAGTTATCGAAAGCATTTGAATATTAAATCCAACTTGAAGAGCGGGATTTATATTGCTTCAGTAACTAAGAACGGTTCGGCAGCTGCAGCGGGAATGAAGACGGGGGATGTTATCGTTAAAGTTGATGGTAAAACGGTAACAGATGTTGCTTCGTTACACAGCATTTTGTATGATCATAAAGTCGGTGATACCGTTAATTTAACCGTTGATCGCAATGGTAAAACACTCAATTTACGGGTTAAACTACAAGCTGATTAA
- the rlmH gene encoding 23S rRNA (pseudouridine(1915)-N(3))-methyltransferase RlmH, translating to MNIKIVCVGKLKEKYFKDAIAEYQKRLSRFAKVQLVQVADEKAPEKFSQAEQEQVKEIEGQRILSKIKDKEYVYVTAIKGKERTSEEFASELENLATYGHSDITFVIGGSLGTSPAVNRRADDLLSFGKLTMPHQLMRVVLIEQIYRGFMINSGSPYHK from the coding sequence ATGAATATCAAGATTGTCTGTGTGGGAAAACTAAAAGAAAAATATTTTAAGGATGCAATTGCTGAGTACCAGAAGCGCTTGAGCCGATTTGCCAAAGTCCAGCTGGTTCAAGTTGCCGATGAAAAGGCGCCGGAAAAGTTCAGTCAGGCGGAGCAGGAGCAGGTTAAGGAAATTGAGGGACAACGGATTTTAAGTAAAATCAAGGACAAGGAATACGTTTATGTGACGGCGATTAAGGGTAAGGAACGCACAAGTGAAGAGTTTGCCAGTGAATTGGAAAATTTGGCAACCTATGGTCATTCCGATATTACCTTTGTCATTGGTGGGAGTTTGGGCACCAGCCCTGCTGTCAACCGGCGCGCAGATGATTTGCTTAGCTTTGGTAAACTGACGATGCCGCACCAATTGATGCGCGTTGTCCTGATCGAGCAAATTTACCGTGGCTTTATGATTAATAGTGGTAGTCCATATCACAAGTAG
- a CDS encoding ROK family protein — protein sequence MKLAVFDIGGTTVKTGIYENEHITEQASFKTPKTFTALKEKMHEFIDQGHFTGLAISAPGDVNVQAGTIEGISQVPYLHKRPIFAELKAEFGLPLTIENDANCAGICETKIGNGRQFKNVAFIVIGTGIGGAVFINHELHRGSHLVGGEFGFMRGRTDRMLSMDAPIVKAAKIYSRKTKTEVDGKKLFALASQGDELAQSLVNRFYDLLASSMYDLQVSFDFDAFLLGGGVSARSEISAEIAQRLKQKLTEFGMARIMPQVMTCQYHNSANLYGAALNFIAQM from the coding sequence ATGAAATTAGCTGTTTTCGATATTGGCGGGACCACTGTTAAGACCGGAATTTATGAGAATGAACACATTACTGAGCAGGCAAGCTTTAAGACGCCAAAGACGTTCACCGCTTTAAAAGAAAAAATGCACGAATTTATTGACCAGGGCCATTTCACCGGACTAGCAATCAGTGCGCCAGGCGATGTCAATGTTCAGGCTGGTACTATTGAGGGTATCAGTCAGGTACCGTACTTACATAAGCGGCCGATTTTTGCGGAATTGAAAGCAGAATTTGGCTTGCCACTAACAATTGAAAATGATGCTAATTGTGCAGGTATCTGTGAAACCAAAATTGGTAATGGCCGTCAGTTTAAGAACGTTGCGTTTATTGTTATCGGAACGGGAATTGGCGGCGCCGTTTTTATTAATCATGAGTTGCATCGTGGTTCGCATTTAGTTGGCGGCGAATTCGGCTTTATGAGAGGCAGAACGGACCGCATGTTGAGCATGGATGCGCCAATAGTCAAGGCTGCCAAAATTTATTCGAGAAAAACTAAAACGGAAGTTGACGGGAAAAAGTTATTTGCGTTGGCCAGTCAAGGCGATGAACTAGCTCAAAGTCTGGTTAATCGCTTTTATGACCTCTTGGCAAGCAGTATGTATGACCTGCAGGTTTCTTTTGACTTTGACGCGTTTCTTTTGGGTGGCGGTGTGTCCGCTCGTTCAGAAATCAGCGCCGAAATCGCTCAAAGGCTTAAGCAGAAATTGACGGAGTTTGGCATGGCGCGGATTATGCCGCAGGTGATGACATGTCAGTATCATAATTCGGCCAATCTTTATGGCGCTGCCTTGAATTTTATAGCTCAAATGTAA
- a CDS encoding energy-coupling factor transporter transmembrane component T, with translation MNPSFKFILALIISLEISLKISLATNFAIIILAIIYLLINRIKLKNLLILLLVPFIAAFTIFATLEWFTPTSNLFNALGLSSRIYVYILTISCVTINTSAEELARSFEQNFHLPSKFAYGVLAALNIVPRMKQAVKQIRTAGMMRGVYLSFWSPVLYFKAILVALNSAENLAQGMESHGYQEDARRSVIVAVPVRAQDWIWSVIILIALNLALFILK, from the coding sequence ATGAATCCTAGTTTTAAATTTATTTTAGCCCTAATTATTTCGCTTGAAATATCATTGAAAATTAGCTTGGCGACTAATTTTGCAATCATCATCTTGGCAATTATCTATTTACTAATTAACCGAATCAAATTAAAGAATTTGCTAATCCTGCTTTTAGTGCCATTCATTGCCGCATTTACGATTTTTGCAACACTTGAATGGTTCACACCAACCTCCAATCTATTTAATGCCCTGGGCTTGTCCAGCCGGATTTACGTTTATATCTTAACTATCAGCTGCGTCACGATTAATACCAGTGCCGAAGAATTAGCGCGTTCATTTGAGCAGAATTTCCATTTACCGAGTAAATTTGCTTATGGCGTTCTAGCCGCGCTTAATATTGTTCCTCGCATGAAGCAGGCCGTTAAGCAAATCCGAACGGCTGGCATGATGCGCGGCGTTTATCTTAGCTTTTGGTCGCCAGTATTATATTTCAAAGCTATTTTGGTCGCACTCAATTCTGCTGAGAATTTGGCACAAGGAATGGAATCCCACGGCTATCAAGAAGATGCCCGACGTTCCGTAATCGTTGCTGTCCCAGTGCGAGCACAAGATTGGATTTGGAGCGTCATTATTCTAATTGCACTTAACCTAGCATTATTCATCTTAAAATAA